The Echinicola rosea genome has a segment encoding these proteins:
- the lhgO gene encoding L-2-hydroxyglutarate oxidase, which translates to MTYDIAIVGGGIVGLATGLKIIQQRPELKVVVLEKETELAKHQTGNNSGVIHSGLYYKPGSLKATNCIKGYQELVDFCEEENIPFEITGKVVVATKDEQLPLLQNLLKRGLQNGLKGTRQITLDELKEYEPYCQGVAALHVPQTGIVDYKKVALAYGEKFKSLGGEILLNHKVKKIHHRAGQTELITSGKTIVSRLMINCAGLYSDKVADMNGELDLDVKIIPFRGEYYKLKKEREYLVKNLIYPVPDPNFPFLGVHFTRMMKGGVEAGPNAVMAFKREGYKRTDFNLKEFREAITWPGLQKVAAKYWKTGIGEYYRSFSKAAFTAALQELIPDVKEDDLIDGGAGVRAQACDRTGGLLDDFAITENTHAINVLNAPSPAATSSLSIGETVSARALKRFL; encoded by the coding sequence ATGACATACGATATTGCAATTGTGGGTGGTGGAATTGTGGGACTTGCCACCGGCCTTAAGATCATTCAGCAGCGACCAGAACTTAAGGTAGTCGTACTGGAAAAGGAAACCGAACTGGCCAAACACCAAACCGGCAATAATTCCGGGGTAATACATTCTGGTCTGTATTACAAGCCAGGGTCACTAAAAGCCACTAATTGCATTAAGGGCTACCAAGAACTGGTAGATTTCTGTGAAGAAGAAAATATCCCTTTTGAAATCACGGGTAAAGTAGTCGTAGCCACCAAAGATGAGCAGCTCCCATTGCTCCAAAACCTGCTTAAGCGAGGGCTCCAAAATGGATTGAAAGGTACTCGCCAGATCACATTGGACGAACTCAAGGAATACGAACCTTATTGCCAAGGTGTAGCGGCCCTGCACGTGCCCCAAACCGGCATTGTGGACTATAAAAAAGTGGCTTTGGCATATGGTGAAAAATTCAAATCCCTGGGTGGAGAAATCCTGCTGAACCACAAAGTAAAAAAAATCCATCATAGAGCCGGTCAAACAGAGCTGATCACTTCCGGAAAAACGATCGTTTCCCGCTTAATGATCAATTGCGCGGGGCTTTATTCCGACAAAGTGGCCGACATGAACGGCGAACTTGACCTGGATGTCAAAATCATTCCTTTCCGTGGAGAATATTACAAACTCAAAAAAGAGCGGGAATACTTGGTCAAAAACCTGATTTATCCGGTTCCTGACCCTAATTTCCCATTCTTAGGTGTGCACTTTACCCGTATGATGAAAGGCGGTGTGGAAGCCGGACCAAATGCCGTCATGGCCTTCAAGCGCGAAGGATACAAAAGGACGGATTTTAACCTCAAAGAATTTCGAGAAGCCATTACCTGGCCGGGACTACAGAAAGTAGCAGCCAAATATTGGAAAACCGGTATTGGCGAATACTACCGATCCTTTTCGAAAGCAGCCTTTACTGCGGCCTTGCAAGAACTTATTCCTGACGTTAAAGAAGATGATCTCATAGACGGAGGCGCTGGTGTGCGTGCCCAAGCTTGCGACCGTACAGGTGGATTATTGGATGATTTTGCCATTACCGAAAATACCCATGCCATCAACGTCCTCAATGCCCCCAGTCCAGCGGCCACCTCTTCCCTATCCATTGGCGAAACGGTATCTGCACGGGCACTGAAACGGTTTTTATGA
- a CDS encoding formate/nitrite transporter family protein yields the protein MADKLDKEEVQRQKEEVKRQKEEEKRQKNIDSELKKSKSVSNDGTKSHGEILKEQITEGLETYDKKPSSLLLSSLTAGLEIGFSYLLICAVYAYFSKFLGEDVSYKLTALVYPVGFIMVILGQSILFTEQTSLLTLPVLNKKRSVSSLLKIWGLVIAGNIIGGMLIASLLLWIGPQLGIFDIIVVEKIALHATDFPSLVIFSSAMLAGWLMGLLSWLLSSSRDTLSRIVIIFIITSMMAFTGLHHSIVGNVEVFAGLVSSTNITFGRYLNFQVFALFGNAVGGAVFVALLKYRAFVYNIDVK from the coding sequence ATGGCCGACAAACTGGATAAAGAAGAAGTACAGCGTCAAAAGGAAGAGGTAAAGCGACAAAAGGAAGAGGAGAAGCGACAGAAAAACATTGATTCGGAGCTTAAAAAATCCAAATCTGTCTCAAATGACGGTACCAAATCCCATGGTGAGATTCTCAAAGAGCAAATCACCGAAGGATTGGAAACATACGACAAAAAACCTAGCAGCTTATTGCTCAGTTCTTTGACGGCTGGATTGGAGATAGGCTTTAGCTATTTGTTGATCTGTGCAGTTTATGCTTACTTTTCCAAATTTCTTGGTGAAGATGTCAGTTATAAGTTGACGGCATTGGTATATCCAGTGGGTTTCATCATGGTTATTCTTGGGCAGTCCATTCTTTTTACTGAACAGACTTCCTTGTTGACCTTACCCGTGCTCAATAAAAAACGGAGTGTGTCCAGTTTGTTGAAAATATGGGGCTTGGTGATTGCCGGAAACATCATTGGCGGCATGCTGATCGCTTCGCTGTTATTGTGGATTGGGCCTCAACTGGGTATATTTGACATCATAGTGGTGGAAAAAATAGCCCTTCATGCTACGGATTTTCCCAGTTTGGTGATCTTTAGCAGTGCCATGCTGGCGGGTTGGCTAATGGGGCTACTGTCTTGGCTCTTGTCTTCCTCTCGGGATACCTTGAGCAGGATTGTGATCATCTTTATTATTACCTCTATGATGGCTTTTACTGGTCTGCATCATAGCATTGTGGGGAATGTCGAGGTCTTCGCAGGTTTGGTAAGCTCTACCAATATCACCTTTGGAAGGTACCTGAACTTCCAGGTTTTTGCATTGTTTGGTAATGCGGTAGGAGGAGCAGTATTCGTGGCGCTGCTAAAGTACCGCGCTTTTGTGTATAATATCGACGTGAAGTGA
- a CDS encoding alpha/beta hydrolase encodes MMKYIGFAFLLLINLSQSVHAIDPDREYIRTPDAGNWPYEALKITTEDKIKLNTWIYEADKTKNKNTVIVLAYPDAGNMSYFVYHAWIMAKAGYTVVTFDYRGFGKSDDFTINKSALYHTEFITDLTAIVDNIYTRFQDKKIGIWAMSMGSIITSRAYPSIKGKIDFIIGEGYVTDTSAIIDKYQAQEKHLDLPEASGTYMNSIQSINIPMLIFTASEDTITTHEDALKLKDKLGDTCHIIQYQAAHLQGFQYLYESKGFGGWYMEQIDAFIKSIS; translated from the coding sequence ATGATGAAATACATTGGATTTGCTTTTCTACTACTTATTAACCTTTCGCAATCCGTCCATGCTATTGACCCGGACAGGGAGTATATCCGCACACCTGATGCTGGTAATTGGCCTTATGAAGCACTTAAAATCACCACTGAAGACAAAATAAAGCTCAACACCTGGATTTACGAAGCTGATAAAACCAAGAATAAGAACACCGTCATAGTGTTAGCCTACCCGGATGCTGGTAATATGTCTTATTTTGTTTATCACGCATGGATCATGGCAAAGGCTGGATATACAGTAGTTACCTTTGACTACCGCGGATTTGGCAAAAGTGATGATTTTACAATCAATAAAAGTGCGCTTTATCACACTGAATTTATCACAGATTTAACTGCTATTGTGGATAATATTTACACCAGATTCCAAGATAAAAAGATAGGAATATGGGCCATGTCTATGGGAAGCATCATCACCTCTCGAGCTTATCCATCGATCAAAGGGAAAATAGACTTTATCATAGGCGAAGGTTATGTTACCGATACATCAGCCATTATCGACAAGTACCAAGCCCAGGAGAAGCATCTTGACCTTCCTGAGGCCTCAGGGACTTATATGAACTCGATCCAATCAATAAATATCCCGATGCTCATTTTTACAGCTTCTGAGGATACCATCACCACACATGAAGATGCGCTGAAGTTGAAGGACAAGCTCGGAGATACCTGTCACATAATCCAATACCAAGCAGCACACCTTCAAGGTTTTCAGTATCTGTATGAATCCAAAGGCTTCGGAGGATGGTACATGGAGCAAATAGATGCATTCATAAAGTCCATTTCATGA
- a CDS encoding alpha/beta fold hydrolase has protein sequence MKTNLILVVVMFFGVAYHVSAQNPDLKWLDIELSNYQYPYDVHSIDLNVQGQHLHMAYMDVKPTNYNGKNVLLLHGKNFNGAYWETTIEALTQKGFRVIVPDQIGFGKSSKPSQFHYTFQQLAQNTKAVLDEIGVDQAAVLGHSMGGMLATRFALMYPEITEKLILENPIGLEDWKLKVPYKPVEWWYQNELKKDYDAIKAYQTENYYDNKWKPEYDEWVNLLAGWTFNSNYETIAWNAALTYDMIFTQPVVYEFKNITVPTLLIIGTRDRTALGKPLVSEEVRATMGRYDELGKKTQERIPDAQLVEIEDTGHLPHIERFEQFISPLITFLKPIDTAKPLR, from the coding sequence ATGAAAACGAACTTGATTTTAGTTGTAGTCATGTTTTTTGGGGTGGCATATCATGTCTCTGCCCAAAACCCAGACTTAAAATGGCTGGATATTGAACTTTCCAATTATCAATACCCTTATGACGTACACTCAATCGATCTGAATGTGCAGGGTCAACATCTCCACATGGCCTACATGGATGTCAAACCTACCAACTACAATGGCAAAAACGTCCTCCTGCTACACGGCAAAAACTTTAATGGAGCTTATTGGGAGACCACCATTGAGGCACTTACCCAGAAAGGGTTCAGGGTAATCGTCCCTGATCAAATCGGTTTTGGCAAAAGCTCCAAACCGAGCCAATTTCATTACACCTTCCAGCAATTGGCCCAAAATACCAAAGCAGTTCTGGACGAGATCGGGGTGGACCAGGCCGCTGTGCTCGGCCATTCCATGGGCGGTATGCTGGCGACCCGATTTGCGCTGATGTACCCCGAAATCACAGAAAAGCTGATTTTGGAAAATCCCATTGGGTTGGAAGATTGGAAACTAAAAGTCCCCTACAAACCTGTGGAGTGGTGGTACCAAAATGAGCTAAAAAAAGACTATGACGCCATCAAAGCCTATCAAACAGAAAACTACTATGACAATAAATGGAAACCTGAGTACGATGAATGGGTGAATTTACTGGCCGGATGGACCTTTAATTCCAATTACGAGACCATTGCTTGGAATGCAGCCCTTACTTACGACATGATCTTTACCCAGCCTGTCGTATATGAATTTAAAAACATCACCGTACCTACACTACTGATCATCGGTACCCGTGACAGAACTGCCCTGGGAAAACCACTGGTTTCTGAAGAAGTCAGGGCAACAATGGGACGGTATGATGAGTTGGGGAAAAAGACCCAAGAACGTATTCCCGATGCCCAATTGGTGGAAATAGAGGATACTGGACACCTTCCCCATATTGAGCGATTCGAACAGTTCATTTCCCCCTTGATTACCTTTTTGAAACCTATAGATACTGCCAAGCCACTAAGATAG
- a CDS encoding class I SAM-dependent rRNA methyltransferase, whose protein sequence is MTQYPQIILKRGKEISLKRRHHWVFSGAIAKEAPDLQNGQLVSVYSHRDEFLGTGHYQKGSITVRIISFEPREIDASFWQEKLQDAYQMRAKIGLTDSNSTNIYRLIHGEGDQLPGLIIDHYNGTAVIQAHSIGMYQHRDEISKALQTVYGEKLKAVYDKSAETLKGIAGIENQFLYGKPATNIVLENDCNYEIDWEKGQKTGFFIDQRENRKLLGKYSQGKKVLNTFCYSGGFSIAALEAGANEVHSVDISAKAIELTEKNLQLNPDFLGKHESKVADVVKYIREIEQDYDVIVLDPPAFAKNMKARHNAVQAYKRLNAEALKHIKPGGILFTFSCSQVVDKQLFAHTITAAAIEVGRNVRILQQLTQPADHPINAFHTETEYLKGLVLYVE, encoded by the coding sequence ATGACCCAATATCCACAGATCATCCTCAAAAGGGGAAAAGAGATATCTTTAAAAAGACGTCACCATTGGGTGTTTTCAGGTGCCATCGCCAAGGAAGCCCCAGACCTCCAAAATGGCCAACTTGTAAGCGTGTACAGTCATCGCGATGAGTTTCTGGGAACAGGTCATTACCAAAAAGGATCCATTACGGTAAGAATAATCAGTTTTGAGCCTCGGGAAATCGATGCTTCATTTTGGCAAGAAAAACTCCAAGATGCCTATCAAATGCGCGCCAAGATCGGGTTGACCGATAGTAATAGCACAAATATCTATCGGCTCATCCACGGAGAAGGGGACCAACTCCCGGGATTGATCATTGACCATTACAATGGCACTGCTGTCATTCAGGCCCATAGCATAGGCATGTACCAGCACCGGGATGAAATCTCCAAGGCCCTACAAACCGTGTATGGGGAGAAACTAAAGGCCGTCTATGATAAAAGTGCTGAAACGCTGAAAGGAATTGCCGGTATCGAAAACCAATTTCTTTACGGTAAGCCCGCGACCAACATCGTCCTAGAGAATGACTGTAACTATGAGATTGATTGGGAAAAAGGTCAAAAAACAGGTTTTTTCATTGACCAGCGTGAAAACAGGAAGCTACTTGGAAAATACAGCCAAGGCAAAAAAGTACTGAACACTTTTTGCTATTCGGGAGGATTTTCGATCGCGGCACTCGAAGCGGGTGCTAACGAAGTACATTCTGTGGACATCTCTGCCAAGGCAATAGAACTGACCGAAAAAAACCTTCAGCTCAATCCGGATTTTTTGGGCAAGCATGAATCCAAAGTGGCCGATGTGGTCAAATATATCCGGGAAATAGAGCAGGATTATGACGTCATCGTACTGGATCCACCAGCCTTTGCCAAGAACATGAAGGCGCGTCACAATGCAGTCCAGGCATACAAAAGGTTGAATGCAGAAGCCCTTAAGCATATCAAACCGGGCGGCATTCTATTTACGTTTAGCTGTTCCCAAGTGGTGGACAAGCAGCTCTTTGCACATACCATCACTGCAGCAGCCATCGAAGTGGGCCGAAATGTCCGTATCCTTCAGCAACTCACCCAACCGGCCGACCACCCCATCAATGCTTTCCATACCGAAACGGAATACCTGAAAGGGCTGGTCTTGTATGTGGAGTAG